In Zerene cesonia ecotype Mississippi chromosome 17, Zerene_cesonia_1.1, whole genome shotgun sequence, a single genomic region encodes these proteins:
- the LOC119833514 gene encoding troponin T, skeletal muscle isoform X13: MSDEEEYSGSEEEEVEEEVVETPAPKQEGEGDPEFIKRQDQKRSDLDEQLKEYINEWRKQRSKEEDELKRLKEKQAKRKVSRAEEEKRLAQKKKEEEERRIREIEEKKQRDIEEKRQRLEEAEKKRQAMLQAMKDASNKTGPNFTIQKRSDNQFGLSNAQLERNKTKEQLEEEKKISLSIRIKPLNIEGLSVDKLRQKATELWECIVKLETEKYDLEERQKRQDYDLKELKERQKQQLRHKALKKGLDPEALTGKHPPKIQVASKYERRVDTRSYDDKKKLFEGGYDTQVTEILDKLWKEKHEEFMNRTKTRLPKWFGERPGKKKGEPESPEGEEDVKAEPEDDEEPQFEPEPEEEEVVEEEEVEEEEEEEEEEEEEEEEEEEEE, from the exons ATGTCTGACGAAGAGGAATATTc TGGCTCCGAAGAGGAGGAAGTAGAAGAAGAAGTCGTGGAGAC GCCCGCTCCCAAACAAGA gGGTGAGGGAGATCCAGAATTCATCaag cgTCAAGATCAGAAGCGGTCGGATTTAGATGAACAGCTGAAGGAATACATTAACGAATGGCGTAAACAGAGGTCCAAGGAAGAAGATGAGCTTAAACGTCTCAAAGAAAAGCAGGCCAAGCGCaag GTATCTCGCGCTGAAGAAGAGAAGCGCCTCGCCCAGAAGAAGAAGGAAGAGGAAGAGAGGCGAATCCGCGAGATTGAGGAGAAGAAACAGCGCGACATCGAAGAGAAGAGACAACGGCTCGAGGAGGCTGAGAAGAAACGCCAGGCCATGCTCCAGGCGATGAAGGATGCCTCCAACAAGACCGGACCCAACTTCACCATTCAGAAGAGAAGCGACAAC CAATTCGGCCTCAGCAACGCTCAACTGGAACGCAACAAGACAAAGGAGCAGTTGGAGGAGGAGAAGAAGATCTCCCTCTCCATCCGCATCAAGCCGCTGAACATCGAGGGTCTCTCCGTGGACAAGCTGCGGCAGAAGGCCACCGAGCTCTGGGAGTGCATCGTCAAGCTCGAGACCGAGAAGTACGATCTCGAGGAGAGGCAAAAGAGACAGGACTATGAC TTAAAAGAGCTCAAAGAAAGACAGAAGCAACAGTTGAGGCACAAGGCCCTTAAAAAGGGTCTTGACCCCGAAGCACTCACAGGCAAGCACCCC CCTAAAATCCAAGTAGCGTCCAAATATGAAAGACGCGTCGACACACGTTCATATGACGACAAAAAGAAGTTGTTCGAGGGT GGATACGATACCCAAGTCACGGAGATTTTGGATAAATTATGGAAGGAGAAACACGAGGAGTTTATGAACCGAACAAAAA CGAGACTGCCCAAATGGTTCGGCGAGAGGCCCGGCAAGAAGAAGGGTGAGCCCGAATCGCCAGAAGGCGAAGAGGACGTCAAGGCTGAGCCTGAGGACGACGAGGAGCCCCAGTTCGAACCTGAGCCGGAGGAGGAGGAAGTTGTAGAGGAGGAGGAAGTCGAGGAGGAGGAAGAGGAAGAGGAGGAGGAGGAGGAAGAGGAAGAAGAGGAAGAGGAAGAGGAATAA
- the LOC119833514 gene encoding troponin T, skeletal muscle isoform X7, producing MSDEEEYSGSEEEEVEEEVVETKPAPKQESRPSIAGEGDPEFIKRQDQKRSDLDEQLKEYINEWRKQRSKEEDELKRLKEKQAKRKVSRAEEEKRLAQKKKEEEERRIREIEEKKQRDIEEKRQRLEEAEKKRQAMLQAMKDASNKTGPNFTIQKRSDNQFGLSNAQLERNKTKEQLEEEKKISLSIRIKPLNIEGLSVDKLRQKATELWECIVKLETEKYDLEERQKRQDYDLKELKERQKQQLRHKALKKGLDPEALTGKHPPKIQVASKYERRVDTRSYDDKKKLFEGGYDTQVTEILDKLWKEKHEEFMNRTKTRLPKWFGERPGKKKGEPESPEGEEDVKAEPEDDEEPQFEPEPEEEEVVEEEEVEEEEEEEEEEEEEEEEEEEEE from the exons ATGTCTGACGAAGAGGAATATTc TGGCTCCGAAGAGGAGGAAGTAGAAGAAGAAGTCGTGGAGAC GAA GCCCGCTCCCAAACAAGA GAGTAGACCGTCGATCGC gGGTGAGGGAGATCCAGAATTCATCaag cgTCAAGATCAGAAGCGGTCGGATTTAGATGAACAGCTGAAGGAATACATTAACGAATGGCGTAAACAGAGGTCCAAGGAAGAAGATGAGCTTAAACGTCTCAAAGAAAAGCAGGCCAAGCGCaag GTATCTCGCGCTGAAGAAGAGAAGCGCCTCGCCCAGAAGAAGAAGGAAGAGGAAGAGAGGCGAATCCGCGAGATTGAGGAGAAGAAACAGCGCGACATCGAAGAGAAGAGACAACGGCTCGAGGAGGCTGAGAAGAAACGCCAGGCCATGCTCCAGGCGATGAAGGATGCCTCCAACAAGACCGGACCCAACTTCACCATTCAGAAGAGAAGCGACAAC CAATTCGGCCTCAGCAACGCTCAACTGGAACGCAACAAGACAAAGGAGCAGTTGGAGGAGGAGAAGAAGATCTCCCTCTCCATCCGCATCAAGCCGCTGAACATCGAGGGTCTCTCCGTGGACAAGCTGCGGCAGAAGGCCACCGAGCTCTGGGAGTGCATCGTCAAGCTCGAGACCGAGAAGTACGATCTCGAGGAGAGGCAAAAGAGACAGGACTATGAC TTAAAAGAGCTCAAAGAAAGACAGAAGCAACAGTTGAGGCACAAGGCCCTTAAAAAGGGTCTTGACCCCGAAGCACTCACAGGCAAGCACCCC CCTAAAATCCAAGTAGCGTCCAAATATGAAAGACGCGTCGACACACGTTCATATGACGACAAAAAGAAGTTGTTCGAGGGT GGATACGATACCCAAGTCACGGAGATTTTGGATAAATTATGGAAGGAGAAACACGAGGAGTTTATGAACCGAACAAAAA CGAGACTGCCCAAATGGTTCGGCGAGAGGCCCGGCAAGAAGAAGGGTGAGCCCGAATCGCCAGAAGGCGAAGAGGACGTCAAGGCTGAGCCTGAGGACGACGAGGAGCCCCAGTTCGAACCTGAGCCGGAGGAGGAGGAAGTTGTAGAGGAGGAGGAAGTCGAGGAGGAGGAAGAGGAAGAGGAGGAGGAGGAGGAAGAGGAAGAAGAGGAAGAGGAAGAGGAATAA
- the LOC119833514 gene encoding troponin T, skeletal muscle isoform X18, translating to MSDEEEYSGEGDPEFIKRQDQKRSDLDEQLKEYINEWRKQRSKEEDELKRLKEKQAKRKVSRAEEEKRLAQKKKEEEERRIREIEEKKQRDIEEKRQRLEEAEKKRQAMLQAMKDASNKTGPNFTIQKRSDNQFGLSNAQLERNKTKEQLEEEKKISLSIRIKPLNIEGLSVDKLRQKATELWECIVKLETEKYDLEERQKRQDYDLKELKERQKQQLRHKALKKGLDPEALTGKHPPKIQVASKYERRVDTRSYDDKKKLFEGDLEKLNKDFLEKVWQERAEQFGGRQKTRLPKWFGERPGKKKGEPESPEGEEDVKAEPEDDEEPQFEPEPEEEEVVEEEEVEEEEEEEEEEEEEEEEEEEEE from the exons ATGTCTGACGAAGAGGAATATTc gGGTGAGGGAGATCCAGAATTCATCaag cgTCAAGATCAGAAGCGGTCGGATTTAGATGAACAGCTGAAGGAATACATTAACGAATGGCGTAAACAGAGGTCCAAGGAAGAAGATGAGCTTAAACGTCTCAAAGAAAAGCAGGCCAAGCGCaag GTATCTCGCGCTGAAGAAGAGAAGCGCCTCGCCCAGAAGAAGAAGGAAGAGGAAGAGAGGCGAATCCGCGAGATTGAGGAGAAGAAACAGCGCGACATCGAAGAGAAGAGACAACGGCTCGAGGAGGCTGAGAAGAAACGCCAGGCCATGCTCCAGGCGATGAAGGATGCCTCCAACAAGACCGGACCCAACTTCACCATTCAGAAGAGAAGCGACAAC CAATTCGGCCTCAGCAACGCTCAACTGGAACGCAACAAGACAAAGGAGCAGTTGGAGGAGGAGAAGAAGATCTCCCTCTCCATCCGCATCAAGCCGCTGAACATCGAGGGTCTCTCCGTGGACAAGCTGCGGCAGAAGGCCACCGAGCTCTGGGAGTGCATCGTCAAGCTCGAGACCGAGAAGTACGATCTCGAGGAGAGGCAAAAGAGACAGGACTATGAC TTAAAAGAGCTCAAAGAAAGACAGAAGCAACAGTTGAGGCACAAGGCCCTTAAAAAGGGTCTTGACCCCGAAGCACTCACAGGCAAGCACCCC CCTAAAATCCAAGTAGCGTCCAAATATGAAAGACGCGTCGACACACGTTCATATGACGACAAAAAGAAGTTGTTCGAGGGT GACCTAGAGAAATTGAACAAGGACTTCCTCGAGAAGGTGTGGCAAGAAAGGGCTGAGCAGTTCGGAGGCAGGCAAAAGA CGAGACTGCCCAAATGGTTCGGCGAGAGGCCCGGCAAGAAGAAGGGTGAGCCCGAATCGCCAGAAGGCGAAGAGGACGTCAAGGCTGAGCCTGAGGACGACGAGGAGCCCCAGTTCGAACCTGAGCCGGAGGAGGAGGAAGTTGTAGAGGAGGAGGAAGTCGAGGAGGAGGAAGAGGAAGAGGAGGAGGAGGAGGAAGAGGAAGAAGAGGAAGAGGAAGAGGAATAA
- the LOC119833514 gene encoding troponin T, skeletal muscle isoform X17, which translates to MSDEEEYSGEGDPEFIKRQDQKRSDLDEQLKEYINEWRKQRSKEEDELKRLKEKQAKRKVSRAEEEKRLAQKKKEEEERRIREIEEKKQRDIEEKRQRLEEAEKKRQAMLQAMKDASNKTGPNFTIQKRSDNQFGLSNAQLERNKTKEQLEEEKKISLSIRIKPLNIEGLSVDKLRQKATELWECIVKLETEKYDLEERQKRQDYDLKELKERQKQQLRHKALKKGLDPEALTGKHPPKIQVASKYERRVDTRSYDDKKKLFEGGYDTQVTEILDKLWKEKHEEFMNRTKTRLPKWFGERPGKKKGEPESPEGEEDVKAEPEDDEEPQFEPEPEEEEVVEEEEVEEEEEEEEEEEEEEEEEEEEE; encoded by the exons ATGTCTGACGAAGAGGAATATTc gGGTGAGGGAGATCCAGAATTCATCaag cgTCAAGATCAGAAGCGGTCGGATTTAGATGAACAGCTGAAGGAATACATTAACGAATGGCGTAAACAGAGGTCCAAGGAAGAAGATGAGCTTAAACGTCTCAAAGAAAAGCAGGCCAAGCGCaag GTATCTCGCGCTGAAGAAGAGAAGCGCCTCGCCCAGAAGAAGAAGGAAGAGGAAGAGAGGCGAATCCGCGAGATTGAGGAGAAGAAACAGCGCGACATCGAAGAGAAGAGACAACGGCTCGAGGAGGCTGAGAAGAAACGCCAGGCCATGCTCCAGGCGATGAAGGATGCCTCCAACAAGACCGGACCCAACTTCACCATTCAGAAGAGAAGCGACAAC CAATTCGGCCTCAGCAACGCTCAACTGGAACGCAACAAGACAAAGGAGCAGTTGGAGGAGGAGAAGAAGATCTCCCTCTCCATCCGCATCAAGCCGCTGAACATCGAGGGTCTCTCCGTGGACAAGCTGCGGCAGAAGGCCACCGAGCTCTGGGAGTGCATCGTCAAGCTCGAGACCGAGAAGTACGATCTCGAGGAGAGGCAAAAGAGACAGGACTATGAC TTAAAAGAGCTCAAAGAAAGACAGAAGCAACAGTTGAGGCACAAGGCCCTTAAAAAGGGTCTTGACCCCGAAGCACTCACAGGCAAGCACCCC CCTAAAATCCAAGTAGCGTCCAAATATGAAAGACGCGTCGACACACGTTCATATGACGACAAAAAGAAGTTGTTCGAGGGT GGATACGATACCCAAGTCACGGAGATTTTGGATAAATTATGGAAGGAGAAACACGAGGAGTTTATGAACCGAACAAAAA CGAGACTGCCCAAATGGTTCGGCGAGAGGCCCGGCAAGAAGAAGGGTGAGCCCGAATCGCCAGAAGGCGAAGAGGACGTCAAGGCTGAGCCTGAGGACGACGAGGAGCCCCAGTTCGAACCTGAGCCGGAGGAGGAGGAAGTTGTAGAGGAGGAGGAAGTCGAGGAGGAGGAAGAGGAAGAGGAGGAGGAGGAGGAAGAGGAAGAAGAGGAAGAGGAAGAGGAATAA
- the LOC119833514 gene encoding troponin T, skeletal muscle isoform X10, with protein MSDEEEYSGSEEEEVEEEVVETPAPKQESRPSIAGEGDPEFIKRQDQKRSDLDEQLKEYINEWRKQRSKEEDELKRLKEKQAKRKVSRAEEEKRLAQKKKEEEERRIREIEEKKQRDIEEKRQRLEEAEKKRQAMLQAMKDASNKTGPNFTIQKRSDNQFGLSNAQLERNKTKEQLEEEKKISLSIRIKPLNIEGLSVDKLRQKATELWECIVKLETEKYDLEERQKRQDYDLKELKERQKQQLRHKALKKGLDPEALTGKHPPKIQVASKYERRVDTRSYDDKKKLFEGDLEKLNKDFLEKVWQERAEQFGGRQKTRLPKWFGERPGKKKGEPESPEGEEDVKAEPEDDEEPQFEPEPEEEEVVEEEEVEEEEEEEEEEEEEEEEEEEEE; from the exons ATGTCTGACGAAGAGGAATATTc TGGCTCCGAAGAGGAGGAAGTAGAAGAAGAAGTCGTGGAGAC GCCCGCTCCCAAACAAGA GAGTAGACCGTCGATCGC gGGTGAGGGAGATCCAGAATTCATCaag cgTCAAGATCAGAAGCGGTCGGATTTAGATGAACAGCTGAAGGAATACATTAACGAATGGCGTAAACAGAGGTCCAAGGAAGAAGATGAGCTTAAACGTCTCAAAGAAAAGCAGGCCAAGCGCaag GTATCTCGCGCTGAAGAAGAGAAGCGCCTCGCCCAGAAGAAGAAGGAAGAGGAAGAGAGGCGAATCCGCGAGATTGAGGAGAAGAAACAGCGCGACATCGAAGAGAAGAGACAACGGCTCGAGGAGGCTGAGAAGAAACGCCAGGCCATGCTCCAGGCGATGAAGGATGCCTCCAACAAGACCGGACCCAACTTCACCATTCAGAAGAGAAGCGACAAC CAATTCGGCCTCAGCAACGCTCAACTGGAACGCAACAAGACAAAGGAGCAGTTGGAGGAGGAGAAGAAGATCTCCCTCTCCATCCGCATCAAGCCGCTGAACATCGAGGGTCTCTCCGTGGACAAGCTGCGGCAGAAGGCCACCGAGCTCTGGGAGTGCATCGTCAAGCTCGAGACCGAGAAGTACGATCTCGAGGAGAGGCAAAAGAGACAGGACTATGAC TTAAAAGAGCTCAAAGAAAGACAGAAGCAACAGTTGAGGCACAAGGCCCTTAAAAAGGGTCTTGACCCCGAAGCACTCACAGGCAAGCACCCC CCTAAAATCCAAGTAGCGTCCAAATATGAAAGACGCGTCGACACACGTTCATATGACGACAAAAAGAAGTTGTTCGAGGGT GACCTAGAGAAATTGAACAAGGACTTCCTCGAGAAGGTGTGGCAAGAAAGGGCTGAGCAGTTCGGAGGCAGGCAAAAGA CGAGACTGCCCAAATGGTTCGGCGAGAGGCCCGGCAAGAAGAAGGGTGAGCCCGAATCGCCAGAAGGCGAAGAGGACGTCAAGGCTGAGCCTGAGGACGACGAGGAGCCCCAGTTCGAACCTGAGCCGGAGGAGGAGGAAGTTGTAGAGGAGGAGGAAGTCGAGGAGGAGGAAGAGGAAGAGGAGGAGGAGGAGGAAGAGGAAGAAGAGGAAGAGGAAGAGGAATAA
- the LOC119833514 gene encoding troponin T, skeletal muscle isoform X9, with the protein MSDEEEYSGSEEEEVEEEVVETPAPKQESRPSIAGEGDPEFIKRQDQKRSDLDEQLKEYINEWRKQRSKEEDELKRLKEKQAKRKVSRAEEEKRLAQKKKEEEERRIREIEEKKQRDIEEKRQRLEEAEKKRQAMLQAMKDASNKTGPNFTIQKRSDNQFGLSNAQLERNKTKEQLEEEKKISLSIRIKPLNIEGLSVDKLRQKATELWECIVKLETEKYDLEERQKRQDYDLKELKERQKQQLRHKALKKGLDPEALTGKHPPKIQVASKYERRVDTRSYDDKKKLFEGGYDTQVTEILDKLWKEKHEEFMNRTKTRLPKWFGERPGKKKGEPESPEGEEDVKAEPEDDEEPQFEPEPEEEEVVEEEEVEEEEEEEEEEEEEEEEEEEEE; encoded by the exons ATGTCTGACGAAGAGGAATATTc TGGCTCCGAAGAGGAGGAAGTAGAAGAAGAAGTCGTGGAGAC GCCCGCTCCCAAACAAGA GAGTAGACCGTCGATCGC gGGTGAGGGAGATCCAGAATTCATCaag cgTCAAGATCAGAAGCGGTCGGATTTAGATGAACAGCTGAAGGAATACATTAACGAATGGCGTAAACAGAGGTCCAAGGAAGAAGATGAGCTTAAACGTCTCAAAGAAAAGCAGGCCAAGCGCaag GTATCTCGCGCTGAAGAAGAGAAGCGCCTCGCCCAGAAGAAGAAGGAAGAGGAAGAGAGGCGAATCCGCGAGATTGAGGAGAAGAAACAGCGCGACATCGAAGAGAAGAGACAACGGCTCGAGGAGGCTGAGAAGAAACGCCAGGCCATGCTCCAGGCGATGAAGGATGCCTCCAACAAGACCGGACCCAACTTCACCATTCAGAAGAGAAGCGACAAC CAATTCGGCCTCAGCAACGCTCAACTGGAACGCAACAAGACAAAGGAGCAGTTGGAGGAGGAGAAGAAGATCTCCCTCTCCATCCGCATCAAGCCGCTGAACATCGAGGGTCTCTCCGTGGACAAGCTGCGGCAGAAGGCCACCGAGCTCTGGGAGTGCATCGTCAAGCTCGAGACCGAGAAGTACGATCTCGAGGAGAGGCAAAAGAGACAGGACTATGAC TTAAAAGAGCTCAAAGAAAGACAGAAGCAACAGTTGAGGCACAAGGCCCTTAAAAAGGGTCTTGACCCCGAAGCACTCACAGGCAAGCACCCC CCTAAAATCCAAGTAGCGTCCAAATATGAAAGACGCGTCGACACACGTTCATATGACGACAAAAAGAAGTTGTTCGAGGGT GGATACGATACCCAAGTCACGGAGATTTTGGATAAATTATGGAAGGAGAAACACGAGGAGTTTATGAACCGAACAAAAA CGAGACTGCCCAAATGGTTCGGCGAGAGGCCCGGCAAGAAGAAGGGTGAGCCCGAATCGCCAGAAGGCGAAGAGGACGTCAAGGCTGAGCCTGAGGACGACGAGGAGCCCCAGTTCGAACCTGAGCCGGAGGAGGAGGAAGTTGTAGAGGAGGAGGAAGTCGAGGAGGAGGAAGAGGAAGAGGAGGAGGAGGAGGAAGAGGAAGAAGAGGAAGAGGAAGAGGAATAA
- the LOC119833514 gene encoding troponin T, skeletal muscle isoform X11, with protein sequence MSDEEEYSGSEEEEVEEEVVETKPAPKQEGEGDPEFIKRQDQKRSDLDEQLKEYINEWRKQRSKEEDELKRLKEKQAKRKVSRAEEEKRLAQKKKEEEERRIREIEEKKQRDIEEKRQRLEEAEKKRQAMLQAMKDASNKTGPNFTIQKRSDNQFGLSNAQLERNKTKEQLEEEKKISLSIRIKPLNIEGLSVDKLRQKATELWECIVKLETEKYDLEERQKRQDYDLKELKERQKQQLRHKALKKGLDPEALTGKHPPKIQVASKYERRVDTRSYDDKKKLFEGGYDTQVTEILDKLWKEKHEEFMNRTKTRLPKWFGERPGKKKGEPESPEGEEDVKAEPEDDEEPQFEPEPEEEEVVEEEEVEEEEEEEEEEEEEEEEEEEEE encoded by the exons ATGTCTGACGAAGAGGAATATTc TGGCTCCGAAGAGGAGGAAGTAGAAGAAGAAGTCGTGGAGAC GAA GCCCGCTCCCAAACAAGA gGGTGAGGGAGATCCAGAATTCATCaag cgTCAAGATCAGAAGCGGTCGGATTTAGATGAACAGCTGAAGGAATACATTAACGAATGGCGTAAACAGAGGTCCAAGGAAGAAGATGAGCTTAAACGTCTCAAAGAAAAGCAGGCCAAGCGCaag GTATCTCGCGCTGAAGAAGAGAAGCGCCTCGCCCAGAAGAAGAAGGAAGAGGAAGAGAGGCGAATCCGCGAGATTGAGGAGAAGAAACAGCGCGACATCGAAGAGAAGAGACAACGGCTCGAGGAGGCTGAGAAGAAACGCCAGGCCATGCTCCAGGCGATGAAGGATGCCTCCAACAAGACCGGACCCAACTTCACCATTCAGAAGAGAAGCGACAAC CAATTCGGCCTCAGCAACGCTCAACTGGAACGCAACAAGACAAAGGAGCAGTTGGAGGAGGAGAAGAAGATCTCCCTCTCCATCCGCATCAAGCCGCTGAACATCGAGGGTCTCTCCGTGGACAAGCTGCGGCAGAAGGCCACCGAGCTCTGGGAGTGCATCGTCAAGCTCGAGACCGAGAAGTACGATCTCGAGGAGAGGCAAAAGAGACAGGACTATGAC TTAAAAGAGCTCAAAGAAAGACAGAAGCAACAGTTGAGGCACAAGGCCCTTAAAAAGGGTCTTGACCCCGAAGCACTCACAGGCAAGCACCCC CCTAAAATCCAAGTAGCGTCCAAATATGAAAGACGCGTCGACACACGTTCATATGACGACAAAAAGAAGTTGTTCGAGGGT GGATACGATACCCAAGTCACGGAGATTTTGGATAAATTATGGAAGGAGAAACACGAGGAGTTTATGAACCGAACAAAAA CGAGACTGCCCAAATGGTTCGGCGAGAGGCCCGGCAAGAAGAAGGGTGAGCCCGAATCGCCAGAAGGCGAAGAGGACGTCAAGGCTGAGCCTGAGGACGACGAGGAGCCCCAGTTCGAACCTGAGCCGGAGGAGGAGGAAGTTGTAGAGGAGGAGGAAGTCGAGGAGGAGGAAGAGGAAGAGGAGGAGGAGGAGGAAGAGGAAGAAGAGGAAGAGGAAGAGGAATAA
- the LOC119833514 gene encoding troponin T, skeletal muscle isoform X12 — protein sequence MSDEEEYSGSEEEEVEEEVVETKPAPKQEGEGDPEFIKRQDQKRSDLDEQLKEYINEWRKQRSKEEDELKRLKEKQAKRKVSRAEEEKRLAQKKKEEEERRIREIEEKKQRDIEEKRQRLEEAEKKRQAMLQAMKDASNKTGPNFTIQKRSDNQFGLSNAQLERNKTKEQLEEEKKISLSIRIKPLNIEGLSVDKLRQKATELWECIVKLETEKYDLEERQKRQDYDLKELKERQKQQLRHKALKKGLDPEALTGKHPPKIQVASKYERRVDTRSYDDKKKLFEGDLEKLNKDFLEKVWQERAEQFGGRQKTRLPKWFGERPGKKKGEPESPEGEEDVKAEPEDDEEPQFEPEPEEEEVVEEEEVEEEEEEEEEEEEEEEEEEEEE from the exons ATGTCTGACGAAGAGGAATATTc TGGCTCCGAAGAGGAGGAAGTAGAAGAAGAAGTCGTGGAGAC GAA GCCCGCTCCCAAACAAGA gGGTGAGGGAGATCCAGAATTCATCaag cgTCAAGATCAGAAGCGGTCGGATTTAGATGAACAGCTGAAGGAATACATTAACGAATGGCGTAAACAGAGGTCCAAGGAAGAAGATGAGCTTAAACGTCTCAAAGAAAAGCAGGCCAAGCGCaag GTATCTCGCGCTGAAGAAGAGAAGCGCCTCGCCCAGAAGAAGAAGGAAGAGGAAGAGAGGCGAATCCGCGAGATTGAGGAGAAGAAACAGCGCGACATCGAAGAGAAGAGACAACGGCTCGAGGAGGCTGAGAAGAAACGCCAGGCCATGCTCCAGGCGATGAAGGATGCCTCCAACAAGACCGGACCCAACTTCACCATTCAGAAGAGAAGCGACAAC CAATTCGGCCTCAGCAACGCTCAACTGGAACGCAACAAGACAAAGGAGCAGTTGGAGGAGGAGAAGAAGATCTCCCTCTCCATCCGCATCAAGCCGCTGAACATCGAGGGTCTCTCCGTGGACAAGCTGCGGCAGAAGGCCACCGAGCTCTGGGAGTGCATCGTCAAGCTCGAGACCGAGAAGTACGATCTCGAGGAGAGGCAAAAGAGACAGGACTATGAC TTAAAAGAGCTCAAAGAAAGACAGAAGCAACAGTTGAGGCACAAGGCCCTTAAAAAGGGTCTTGACCCCGAAGCACTCACAGGCAAGCACCCC CCTAAAATCCAAGTAGCGTCCAAATATGAAAGACGCGTCGACACACGTTCATATGACGACAAAAAGAAGTTGTTCGAGGGT GACCTAGAGAAATTGAACAAGGACTTCCTCGAGAAGGTGTGGCAAGAAAGGGCTGAGCAGTTCGGAGGCAGGCAAAAGA CGAGACTGCCCAAATGGTTCGGCGAGAGGCCCGGCAAGAAGAAGGGTGAGCCCGAATCGCCAGAAGGCGAAGAGGACGTCAAGGCTGAGCCTGAGGACGACGAGGAGCCCCAGTTCGAACCTGAGCCGGAGGAGGAGGAAGTTGTAGAGGAGGAGGAAGTCGAGGAGGAGGAAGAGGAAGAGGAGGAGGAGGAGGAAGAGGAAGAAGAGGAAGAGGAAGAGGAATAA
- the LOC119833514 gene encoding troponin T, skeletal muscle isoform X8 produces MSDEEEYSGSEEEEVEEEVVETKPAPKQESRPSIAGEGDPEFIKRQDQKRSDLDEQLKEYINEWRKQRSKEEDELKRLKEKQAKRKVSRAEEEKRLAQKKKEEEERRIREIEEKKQRDIEEKRQRLEEAEKKRQAMLQAMKDASNKTGPNFTIQKRSDNQFGLSNAQLERNKTKEQLEEEKKISLSIRIKPLNIEGLSVDKLRQKATELWECIVKLETEKYDLEERQKRQDYDLKELKERQKQQLRHKALKKGLDPEALTGKHPPKIQVASKYERRVDTRSYDDKKKLFEGDLEKLNKDFLEKVWQERAEQFGGRQKTRLPKWFGERPGKKKGEPESPEGEEDVKAEPEDDEEPQFEPEPEEEEVVEEEEVEEEEEEEEEEEEEEEEEEEEE; encoded by the exons ATGTCTGACGAAGAGGAATATTc TGGCTCCGAAGAGGAGGAAGTAGAAGAAGAAGTCGTGGAGAC GAA GCCCGCTCCCAAACAAGA GAGTAGACCGTCGATCGC gGGTGAGGGAGATCCAGAATTCATCaag cgTCAAGATCAGAAGCGGTCGGATTTAGATGAACAGCTGAAGGAATACATTAACGAATGGCGTAAACAGAGGTCCAAGGAAGAAGATGAGCTTAAACGTCTCAAAGAAAAGCAGGCCAAGCGCaag GTATCTCGCGCTGAAGAAGAGAAGCGCCTCGCCCAGAAGAAGAAGGAAGAGGAAGAGAGGCGAATCCGCGAGATTGAGGAGAAGAAACAGCGCGACATCGAAGAGAAGAGACAACGGCTCGAGGAGGCTGAGAAGAAACGCCAGGCCATGCTCCAGGCGATGAAGGATGCCTCCAACAAGACCGGACCCAACTTCACCATTCAGAAGAGAAGCGACAAC CAATTCGGCCTCAGCAACGCTCAACTGGAACGCAACAAGACAAAGGAGCAGTTGGAGGAGGAGAAGAAGATCTCCCTCTCCATCCGCATCAAGCCGCTGAACATCGAGGGTCTCTCCGTGGACAAGCTGCGGCAGAAGGCCACCGAGCTCTGGGAGTGCATCGTCAAGCTCGAGACCGAGAAGTACGATCTCGAGGAGAGGCAAAAGAGACAGGACTATGAC TTAAAAGAGCTCAAAGAAAGACAGAAGCAACAGTTGAGGCACAAGGCCCTTAAAAAGGGTCTTGACCCCGAAGCACTCACAGGCAAGCACCCC CCTAAAATCCAAGTAGCGTCCAAATATGAAAGACGCGTCGACACACGTTCATATGACGACAAAAAGAAGTTGTTCGAGGGT GACCTAGAGAAATTGAACAAGGACTTCCTCGAGAAGGTGTGGCAAGAAAGGGCTGAGCAGTTCGGAGGCAGGCAAAAGA CGAGACTGCCCAAATGGTTCGGCGAGAGGCCCGGCAAGAAGAAGGGTGAGCCCGAATCGCCAGAAGGCGAAGAGGACGTCAAGGCTGAGCCTGAGGACGACGAGGAGCCCCAGTTCGAACCTGAGCCGGAGGAGGAGGAAGTTGTAGAGGAGGAGGAAGTCGAGGAGGAGGAAGAGGAAGAGGAGGAGGAGGAGGAAGAGGAAGAAGAGGAAGAGGAAGAGGAATAA